One stretch of Miscanthus floridulus cultivar M001 chromosome 18, ASM1932011v1, whole genome shotgun sequence DNA includes these proteins:
- the LOC136522382 gene encoding uncharacterized protein, with the protein MTTSDASLSVLRPGVGGVTDGQSFRSEYLTLTKHKEEDAVPSPPRLLFRSFSAPESGFSSSSLGSRLFGDAIASSARSTKHGASEPPSAAAAVTLTTKNVVSASLSSFIRGTVSSLRHSFSSRRNLPFRRMTHWSNKASLSEIHPAKMEMLVTSPSQETFSLFKVAQANLSEVPPSPVSPLEVAAGHSSRHFFTDLHFILPPELSPKCLSEFEAPATASESSFRTDITAVEAACSRDKAYITEVLIATGLYDDDDDGPSSANARVDSMARPMPICDDVFEDVEDMYYYRGDCIGGGGMYDDHRMLFDLANEALQSLVVESSKAGSSSLRQWVVDSTGVAPGKKLVDDVWQKVQALRNHPQAQEMQTIDGMVAYEVRRSVWTEVLHEDVYVVGRKIERAIFDELIEDFLHALEAFI; encoded by the exons ATGACGACGTCGGATGCATCTCTTTCAGTACTCCGGCCCGGCGTCGGCGGCGTTACTGACGGCCAGAGCTTCAGAAGCGAGTACCTGACCCTGACGAAGCACAAGGAGGAGGACGCTGTGCCGTCACCGCCACGGCTGCTGTTCCGGTCGTTCTCTGCACCAGAGTCAgggttctcctcctcctcccttggcAGCAGGCTGTTTGGAGACGCCATTGCCAGCAGTGCGAGGAGTACCAAGCATGGAGCTTCTGAACctccttctgctgctgctgcagtgaCACTGACAACCAAGAACGTCGTCAGTGCTAGTTTGAGCAGCTTCATCCGGGGGACTGTGTCGAGCCTGAGGCACAGCTTCAGCTCGAGAAGGAATCTCCCGTTCAGGAGGATGACGCATTGGTCCAACAAGGCGTCTCTTTCAGAGATCCATCCTGCTAAGATGGAGATGCTCGTCACATCTCCGTCTCAAGAAACTTTCAGCCTCTTCAAGGTTGCACAG GCAAATCTCAGCGAGGTGCCTCCGAGCCCAGTGTCCCCATTGGAGGTTGCAGCAGGCCACAGTTCCCGCCATTTCTTCACCGATTTGCACTTCATCTTGCCGCCAG AGCTGAGTCCAAAATGCCTGTCAGAATTCGAGGCACCTGCCACTGCCAGTGAATCATCATTCAGGACAGACATCACCGCCGTCGAAGCAGCGTGCAGCCGAGACAAGGCCTACATAACAGAGGTTCTCATCGCCACCGGCTtatacgacgacgacgacgacggaccGTCGTCGGCCAATGCCAGGGTGGACTCGATGGCGAGGCCGATGCCCATCTGCGACGACGTCTTCGAGGACGTCGAGGACATGTACTACTACCGCGGCGActgcatcggcggcggcggcatgtaCGATGATCACAGGATGCTGTTCGACCTCGCTAACGAGGCGTTGCAGAGCTTGGTGGTAGAGAGCTCGAAGGCCGGCTCGTCGTCGCTGCGTCAATGGGTCGTTGACAGCACGGGAGTGGCTCCAGGGAAGAAGCTGGTAGATGATGTGTGGCAGAAG GTGCAAGCTCTGAGGAATCATCCCCAGGCGCAGGAGATGCAGACGATAGATGGCATGGTGGCGTACGAGGTCCGGAGATCCGTGTGGACGGAGGTGCTGCATGAGGACGTTTATGTTGTTGGGAGGAAGATCGAGCGTGCTATCTTCGATGAACTGATCGAAGACTTTTTGCATGCGCTGGAGGCTTTCATATGA